From Candoia aspera isolate rCanAsp1 chromosome 4, rCanAsp1.hap2, whole genome shotgun sequence, a single genomic window includes:
- the LOC134496118 gene encoding basic salivary proline-rich protein 3-like, translating into MASNSQPLKASKAKQPTTLPNVSGKSRAAAPPAEPGPTVSCPRRKECPRGSAAPGRFCQGEPSAGRQKSRGSRSAEQRGGARAGPSEGRFRRAGQSRRLPPGCPFLPPFPRGEGVGEGRRPSPARGRRAAPPACLPADGRSTAGGRPSGPSRGPPGRAGTVGRRPQRSPTAAPSAGAPLAPGPAGGGARFLPARPERRARRSRARGRPTGSSFPAASARFPDPPPPQRPPPGAGGPEDPSPASGPAAATSGWRRRPVRATSLSGRGAPPATWDPRPAPAAPLGRPRDPAPLTRPRGDPLTRRAVSP; encoded by the exons ATGGCGTCCAATTCCCAACCGCTCAAGGCTTCGAAGGCCAAGCAGCCAA CCACCCTCCCAAACGTTTCCGGGAAGAGCCGCGCCGCCGCGCCGCCAGCCGAGCCCGGGCCCACCGTTAGCTGCCCGCGGAGGAAGGAGTGTCCCAGAGGGTCTGCCGCGCCTGGACGCTTCTGCCAAGGGGAGCCGTCGGCAGGGAGGCAGAAAAGCCGCGGAAGCCGCTCTGCGGAGCAGCGCGGGGGGGCAAGAGCGGGTCCGAGCGAGGGGCGCTTCCGCAGGGCCGGGCAGAGCCGGCGGCTCCCGCCAGgctgccccttccttcctcctttcccgcGTGGGGAAGGGGTCGGGGAGGGCCGCCGCCCGAGCCCAGCCAGGGGCCGAAGGGCCgccccgcctgcctgcctgcctgcggaCGGGCGCAGCACGGCGGGGGGGCGGCCTTCTGGCCCCTCCCGCGGGCCTCCCGGACGGGCCGGCACAGTAGGCCGCCGCCCCCAGCGCTCCCCCACCGCTGCCCCTTCCGCCGGCGCCCCGCTGGCCCCGGGCCCCGCCGGGGGAGGAGCCCGCTTCCTGCCTGCGCGCCCGGAGCGGAGGGCCAGGAGGAGCCGGGCGCGCGGCCGCCCCACCGGTTCCAGCTTCCCCGCGGCCTCCGCCCGTTTCCCGGACCCGCCGCCGCCGCAGAGGCCTCCCCCCGGCGCGGGCGGCCCCGAGGACCCCTCACCTGCGAGCGGCCCGGCGGCGGCCACGTCGGGCTGGCGCAGGAGGCCCGTCCGGGCCACGTCCCTCTCCGGGAGAGGCGCCCCGCCCGCCACATGGGACCCCCGTCCCGCGCCAGCCGCCCCGCTCGGGCGCCCCAGGGACCCCGCCCCGCTCACCAGGCCGCGCGGTGACCCCCTGACCCGGCGAGCGGTGTCGCCATAG
- the RARRES2 gene encoding retinoic acid receptor responder protein 2 translates to MSHPEALAGHDVALRCSGVRSPAVDSSRGSVQARRGVLLPRRATAPCNSPARGRRGQGALCPALASPSGGHPAVNKRSEGRGQPAPEASLGEPVNDPPRSTGAEGGQRQMRCGGEARMTRWLALCAGLLVLAGASRPPLLQNALEKVLEDFHGRSLVQSAFRGEAAREVMEDLPMGTFVRLEVDLTQTVCKKQQWRTQSCQIKAGGRRQKCLACFKFDASNPGSLLDKSLRCLSEQSPVFQEVKRRQEQECEAVKAANEDQYLPGKFAFSVGLPS, encoded by the exons ATGAGCCACCCCGAAGCTTTAGCCGGGCACGACGTAGCCCTTCGCTGTTCCGGCGTCCGCAGCCCAGCCGTGGACTCAAGCCGAGGTTCCGTCCAGGCGAGGCGAGGGGTCCTCCTCCCCCGCCGGGCGACAGCGCCTTGCAACAGCCCAGCAAGAGGGCGGCGGGGGCAGGGCGCCCTTTGCCCAGCCCTCGCGTCGCCGTCCGGCGGGCACCCAGCGGTAAACAAGCGCTCGGAGGGCAGAGGGCAGCCTGCGCCCGAGGCGTCGCTGGGGGAGCCGGTTAATGACCCACCAAGATCAACAGGGGCGGAGGGCGGGCAGCGGCAGATGCGCTGCGGCGGAGAGGCGAGGATGACCCGCTGGCTGGCGCTGTGCGCTGGGCTGCTGGTCCTGGCGGGGGCCAGCCGGCCGCCGCTGCTGCAGAACGCACTGGAGAAGGTGCTGGAGGATTTCCACGGCAGGAGCCTGGTCCAGTCGGCGTTCAGGGGAGAAGCCGCGAGGGAGGTCATGGAG GACTTACCGATGGGGACTTTTGTCCGGCTGGAAGTGGACCTCACGCAGACCGTCTGCAAGAAGCAGCAGTGGAGGACCCAAAGCTGTCAGATCAAAGCGGGTGGT agGAGGCAGAAATGCCTTGCGTGCTTCAAGTTTGATGCCAGCAATCCTGGAAGCCTTTTGGACAAATCGCTGCGATGCCTGTCTGAGCAGAGTCCCGTTTTCCAG GAGGTGAAGAGGCGGCAAGAACAGGAGTGCGAGGCCGTCAAGGCAGCCAACGAGGACCAGTATCTGCCTGGGAAGTTTGCCTTTTCTGTTGGGCTTCCCTCCTGA
- the LRRC61 gene encoding leucine-rich repeat-containing protein 61, which translates to METRSERGDQVEDGKVTAQLLKSRTGEFDLESILLLKLRGLGLLELGCLGECASLEWLDLSGNALTHLGPLAALKALAVLNISSNRISSLEPLGGCASLQSLNAAGNSLCSLQQLQCLVGLRHLENLRFRNAVGCLSNPFCTSVGYPAAVAEMFPWVKVIDGNRVSGHGSELYQLCKDLDCSLLQRFHGANGAGSYEPAGQAQPWVEEGYWAAQPARRSSIVEEAYKQFNEALLECRELNKRADHTICQAERALGGRPNANSYLF; encoded by the coding sequence ATGGAGACCCGGAGCGAGAGAGGCGACCAGGTGGAGGACGGGAAGGTCACTGCCCAGCTGCTGAAGAGCAGGACAGGCGAGTTCGACCTGGAGTCCATCCTGCTGCTCAAGCTGAGGGGCCTGGGCCTCCTAGAGCTCGGCTGCCTTGGGGAGTGTGCCAGCCTGGAGTGGCTGGACCTGTCCGGCAACGCCCTCACCCACCTGGGCCCCCTGGCCGCGCTCAAAGCCCTGGCCGTCCTCAACATCTCCTCCAACCGCATCTCCAGCCTGGAGCCCCTCGGGGGCTGCGCGAGCCTGCAGAGCCTCAATGCAGCCGGCAACTCCCTGTGCAGCCTGCAGCAGCTGCAGTGCTTGGTGGGGCTGCGGCACCTGGAAAACCTGCGCTTCCGCAATGCTGTGGGCTGCCTCAGCAACCCCTTCTGCACCTCAGTGGGCTACCCGGCAGCTGTGGCCGAGATGTTCCCCTGGGTCAAGGTGATCGACGGCAACCGGGTCTCCGGGCATGGCAGCGAGCTGTACCAGCTCTGCAAGGACCTCGACTGCTCCCTGCTGCAGCGCTTCCATGGTGCCAATGGCGCCGGTTCTTACGAGCCAGCCGGCCAGGCCCAGCCGTGGGTAGAGGAAGGCTACTGGGCTGCCCAGCCGGCCAGGAGAAGCTCCATCGTGGAAGAGGCTTACAAGCAGTTCAACGAGGCCCTCCTGGAATGCCGGGAGCTGAACAAGCGGGCCGACCACACCATCTGCCAGGCTGAGCGGGCGCTTGGTGGGCGTCCCAATGCCAACTCCTACCTCTTTTGA
- the ZNF467 gene encoding zinc finger protein 467 has product MMQGCPLQPFTSQGGGRELCPRGGGLSTKANPGRAGRSSSEGSRYPAQQRKATHRRKKPQPGSPNAPLPAGPWPGSASPSPSAGTAPCPFLARFSGGGGPGLLPAAGREGHPAGCLATRAGLDLSVSRFPAGCPPPAAAHGLPPQGPGGSRAGGPQPQTWEGRGFGSASAGASDDEIARWPRRAVDAPSGPRPGPPRGHPGLRGALSGRSGLAGCRAPPPRPAPARRLLGAVVPASLRGGASGRSDRAARGAPSQAALPASEARRGGAGQAGGGAPGPRTRSCPAAARPGAWLPAPPRPAPPAVGQAGAPLPRPRMVPVRCEDAALYLVPEHWRGWAVRENTMRENYGAAIALGSPVTKPEIIPQEGGLLPAKGQDAGDLQQPPDAGAEQAVKGEQQLQAAAARPDGPVEPKDPARSCPGEWLIRTVKVEAEDYSEWPAGLSTEALLSGLPLASACKSEGRILGPECQDGGSLGELSGLALQQWQMLSQDKPLGCPRCERPAAPLGGSLGDPRPRPFACLQCGKAFGKKAHLTRHARVHTGERPFACTHCGRRFSQKIHLGSHERVHTGERPFPCDRCPKSFRKKTHLVRHQLTHTGERPHACSLCARSFVHRRHLLRHQRLHEEEGAAPPGDHFEQGQATPPCENGLELGQVMGLSGGFPQSGEVLATSALLGQACRVQGHRGQAAIPYGAGMELGKSPASCAGHMEPDQGPLLFKAEPGLGGAPGTDRALERDDRPLGEALPEPGGCGALCGAEAAEGTPCLEQVGKAESEEVAGAGQQPEEKPFLCSDCGKAFAWRKNLASHQRLHAEGGRPFSCAECGRGFSDKRHLTAHLRGHMGLLPYACPHCERSFAHRAGLAAHQCGGHTGQRPFACSECGRCFAHKRHLQRHWRNQHSAERPYSCAQCGRTFSTRASLLAHIKSHAGQRPFACPLCGRAFSRKSHLARHEAVHTGLRPHACTQCPRRFSSKTNLVRHQAVHTGLRPYICTHCARSFSRKTHLLRHERTHTSTPLPSTTGWVTALPQSSLLLPPEQRPPLLLPMALESPWP; this is encoded by the exons ATGATGCAGGGCTG CCCTCTGCAGCCCTTCACGtcccaagggggagggagggagctgtgCCCCCGTGGGGGGGGACTTTCCACGAAGGCGAACCCAGGAAGGGCAGGCCGCAGCAGCTCAGAGGGCAGCAGGTACCCAGCTCAACAGCGCAAAGCCACCCATCGCAGGAAGAAGCCCCAGCCGGGAAGCCCAAACGCGCCCCTCCCGGCAGGTCCTTGGCCTGGCTctgcctctccctctccctctgccgGGACCGCTCCCTGCCCGTTCTTGGCCAGgttttccgggggggggggtcctggCCTCCTTCCTGCGGCTGGTCGAGAGGGTCACCCGGCTGGCTGCCTTGCCACAAGGGCAGGACTCGACCTCAgcgtctcccggtttccagccgggtgccccccccccgctgcaGCGCACGGGCTCCCTCCTCAAGGCCCCGGTGGCTCCCGAGCTGGGGGGCCGCAGCCCCAAACGTGGGAGGGCCGCGGGTTCGGGTCCGCCTCTGCGGGGGCCAGCGATGACGAGATCGCGCGTTGGCCTCGCCGAGCCGTGGACGCGCCCTCCGGCCCCAGGCCGGGACCACCGCGAGGACACCCCGGCTTGCGGGGGGCCCTTTCGGGCCGCTCCGGCCTCGCGGGCTGCCGCGCCCCGCCCCCGCGCCCCGCCCCCGCCCGGCGcctgctgggagctgtagtcccggCCTCCCTGCGCGGCGGAGCGTCTGGCCGGAGCGACCGGGCGGCGCGCGGGGCTCCGAGCCAGGCGGCCCTCCCGGCGAGCGAGGCGCGGCGCGGCGGGGCGGGGCAGGCGGGCGGCGGCGCGCCCGGCCCGCGGACCCGATCCTGCCCCGCGGCGGCGCGCCCGGGCGCGTGGCTGCCCgcgcccccccgccccgctcCCCCAGCGGTGGGGCAGGCCGGGGCGCCTCTCCCGCGCCCGCGGATG GTGCCGGTGCGGTGTGAGGACGCGGCTCTTTATCTTGTCCCCGAGCACTGGCGAGGCTGGGCAGTGCGTGAAAACACCATGCGGGAGAATTATGGGGCTGCGATTGCTCTGG GCTCCCCGGTCACCAAACCGGAGATCATTCCCCAGGAAGGGGGCCTGTTGCCAGCCAAGGGCCAGGACGCAGGGGACCTGCAGCAGCCGCCTGATGCAG GCGCTGAGCAGGCTGTCAAGGGTGAGCAGCAGCTACAGGCAGCAGCGGCCAGGCCTGATGGGCCAGTAGAGCCAAAAGACCCGGCCAGGAGCTGTCCAG GTGAGTGGCTCATCCGGACAGTGAAAGTGGAGGCAGAGGACTACTCAGAGTGGCCGGCTGGACTGAGCACGGAGGCACTGCTCTCGGGGCTGCCCCTGGCGAGTGCCTGCAAGTCGGAGGGCAGGATCCTGGGCCCGGAGTGCCAGGACGGGGGCAGCCTGGGCGAGCTGTCCGGCCTGGCCCTGCAGCAGTGGCAGATGCTGAGCCAGGACAAGCCGCTGGGCTGTCCCCGCTGCGAGCGTCCGGCCGCCCCACTCGGAGGCAGCCTCGGGGACCCCCGGCCGCGCCCCTTTGCCTGCCTCCAGTGCGGCAAGGCCTTCGGGAAGAAGGCCCACCTGACACGGCATGCCCGCGTCCACACCGGGGAGCGCCCCTTCGCCTGCACCCACTGCGGCCGCCGCTTCTCCCAGAAGATCCACCTGGGCTCGCACGAGCGGGTGCACACTGGGGAGCGCCCCTTCCCTTGCGACCGCTGCCCCAAGAGCTTCCGCAAGAAGACGCACCTGGTGCGCCACCAGCTCACCCACACGGGAGAGCGGCCCCATGCCTGCTCGCTCTGTGCCCGCAGCTTCGTACACCGCCGGCACCTGCTGCGGCACCAGCGCCTGCACGAGGAGGAGGGGGCGGCCCCCCCTGGGGACCATTTTGAACAGGGGCAAGCCACCCCCCCTTGCGAGAACGGCCTGGAGCTCGGGCAAGTCATGGGCCTCAGTGGGGGCTTCCCACAGTCTGGAGAGGTGCTGGCCACTTCCGCTCTGCTGGGGCAGGCCTGCAGGGTTCAGGGGCACCGGGGACAGGCCGCCATTCCGTACGGGGCTGGGATGGAGCTGGGGAAGTCCCCCGCCTCCTGTGCAGGGCACATGGAGCCTGACCAGGGCCCCCTTCTCTTTAAGGCTGAGCCGGGGCTGGGTGGGGCCCCGGGCACAGACCGTGCCCTGGAGAGGGACGACCGGCCCCTGGGGGAAGCCCTTCCGGAGCCAGGAGGCTGCGGAGCCCTCTGCGGGGCGGAGGCGGCAGAGGGTACACCCTGCCTGGAACAGGTGGGCAAGGCCGAATCTGAGGAGGTTGCTGGCGCTGGCCAGCAGCCAGAAGAGAAGCCCTTCCTGTGCTCCGACTGTGGGAAGGCATTTGCCTGGAGGAAGAACCTGGCCTCCCACCAGCGGCTCCATGCGGAGGGGGGGCGGCCCTTCTCCTGCGCCGAGTGCGGCCGAGGCTTCAGCGACAAGCGTCACCTGACGGCGCACCTGCGCGGCCACATGGGGCTGCTGCCATACGCGTGCCCCCACTGCGAACGAAGCTTTGCGCATCGGGCTGGCCTGGCTGCCCACCAGTGCGGGGGCCACACAGGGCAGCGCCCCTTCGCCTGCAGCGAGTGTGGCCGCTGCTTTGCCCACAAGCGGCATTTGCAGAGACACTGGCGAAACCAGCACTCAGCGGAACGCCCCTACTCCTGTGCCCAGTGCGGGCGCACATTCAGCACCCGGGCCAGCTTGCTGGCACACATCAAATCTCACGCCGGCCAGCGCCCATTTGCCTGTCCCCTGTGTGGGCGGGCCTTCAGCCGGAAATCGCACCTGGCCCGCCACGAGGCTGTGCACACGGGGCTGCGCCCCCACGCCTGCACTCAGTGTCCCCGGCGCTTCAGCTCGAAGACCAACCTGGTGCGGCATCAGGCCGTGCACACGGGGCTGCGCCCGTATATCTGCACCCACTGCGCCCGCAGTTTCAGCCGCAAGACCCACCTTTTGCGCCACGAGCGCACCCACACCAGCACTCCCCTGCCCAGCACCACCGGTTGGGTGACTGCCTTGCCGCAGAGTTCTCTGCTCCTGCCGCCTGAGCAGCGCCCGCCTCTCCTCTTGCCCATGGCCCTGGAGTCCCCCTGGCCATGA